The Gopherus flavomarginatus isolate rGopFla2 chromosome 4, rGopFla2.mat.asm, whole genome shotgun sequence genomic interval ACAGATGCCACCATCCTGTGGAGGGAATATTACAGCAGCCAGGCAACATTCTATTCACCCAGAGGCATTTAGTTGGTGTAGCTAGGCGGCCTGGTTCCCTGCCGCCCCGGAAGGGGACGAGCCCTTCTGGACGCCAAAATGGGCAGAGCCAGTGGAGCTTGCGCCCGACCCCCAGAGGTCAGGGagcaggacaggaagtacaaaagcccaaccccagagcacacTAGAGGCCTGGCTACTGGAGAAGCCAGACGCCTGTGGCCAGGTTCCCAGTTGGGAGACTCCTGCAGTTTGTGGTTGACCCAAGGACTGGCCAGATGCTGACCAGACCCCGGAGAAGCTGGTAAACCTCCCTGTAGcaagctacccagaggagctgccaagcctacCGCTCGCcgggtacccagaggagcccatggtgcttgatTCCTTGGAAGACTCCGTCCAGACGCAGGTACCTCtagagggggaggtaggaagtagctcgggggcagccgaccctagtcttgctgcagcactgccagaacccatcagtgtgttgtggccaggatccccactgatgcagcagcgggtcttctgccgctgctagggccctgggctgggatgcagtggagtgagaGGGCCTGTGTCCTCCCTGCTACCCAATATGCGGGTGTcaggctccccctctcccaggtcaTTCAGAGCCAGGACCTGGGCCTCCTAAACCTATTtgtctgctcagcccctgcctgagggcctgagctacaGACTctctactgccccgccctgacccaggaccTGAGTtattgaactgtttgctcagcccctgcctgagggcctgagcccctgccTGTTTGCCACACAGCCAGGCTAATTCCCCAACTCACTTGACCTAGGTAGTGAGGCGGTCTAGTTCCCTGCCACCCtggagggggacgagccccggCCGAACCCCCTACAGTTGGATATAAGGATCTAGgagttatagtgaatcacaaattgaatatgagccaacaatgtgatgcagttgcaataAAGGCTAAAATCATTCTGCAGTGTATGTGTTATAGGTAAGACACCAGAGGTAGCTGTCCCacactactcagcactggtgaggcctcagctggagtactgcatccagttctgggtgccacactttaggaacaatgtggacaaattggagggattccagaagagagcaacaaaaattataaaagaaaacctggcctatgaggaaatgttaaaaaaacgGGCaagtttaatcttgagaaaagaagaccaaggggggacctgataacagtcttcaaatatgttaagggctgttctaaagaggacggtgatcagttattctccatgtccactgaaggtaggccaAGAAGTAacgggtttaatctgcagcaaggaaggtttaggttagatattaggaaaacctttctaactataaggaagctggaataggcttccaagggaggctgtggaatccccatcatcagaggtttttaaaaacagtttagacaaacacctgccaggaatggtCGAGGTATAGTTTGTTCTGAGcagtgcagggggatggactagatgaattcttgaggtcccttccagccctaggattctatgatttttGATAGACAAGTAAAACATTTCATATTACAACTGAATTTGGGGAGCTGCACTCCCTTTGCTCATGTTGACTTCGGCCCACTTCAACACCCAACAGGTGAGAGCAGTCTAGAGCAGCAGAGGATGTCTCATTAATTAACCCCAGGCTATCAGACAGAAAGGAAAGGCCTGGAGATGATTGGTGGAGATACTGAGAAGTTCTGGCTAAAAACAGAACTCACCCTCATGATGTAGaggtgagccagccactcctccccctccacccacaaaCATGCATGAGTCACACATAAGACTGGGATGAGATGGAgagtgggagggatggaggagaagCAACCTTTGTTTTTATGGTTTAGCATCACATTGTTTCCCTAATTCAAGCACTTTCGGTACCCCCTCTATTACGGTCCCTTCATCCTCTAGCAAGTTAATGAAATGTTCATACTTGGGTGCTCCTGTTTTCCAGCAAGGAGGGCACAGGCCCCTGGCCTGCTCTACTCCTCAGGCCTTTGCTGAGCCACTGAGAGACCTATATCAGGTCCTTCTAGTCAAACTCTAACCTGTCTAGAAACTCTATTGCTTATTACACATCTAAGCTTGCTTGAGACATCGATCAACCCACTCACCTGTCCATTCTTTTACCtgacaatctctttatcatgagcCTATACATGCTGCTCACCTGTCTGTCTTGTGCTCTTCTTCTGCTTCAGGTCATTCTGGAAGCATGGGAGAAAGGGGTTAACCCAGAAGGAAACTCTACCAACCCCAGCAACTGGGACTTCAGCAATTCTTTCTTTTTTGCAGGAACCGTTGTCACAACTATAGGTGAGGCAGCCTCTCTTCCTATTAACCTCTTCCTCTGACAACAGATGCTTCCTCCAACTGTCCTGTGAAAGACTGAATCACTAGTGACAGCTAGATAGACTAGACCTGTCAGGAGGGTCTGTATCAGTGTGGGGCTTATTTAAAGCACCACATTTTCAGCCAGCCTCCAATTCTGCATGTTCATTTTGCACACCCTGCTTATTGCACCTTCAAAAGTGGGCACATGCCCATTTTGCAACTGCGAAGCCTTCATTTGCATATGCAGGTTGGGTGGCTGCGCTGTGTGTGCAAGACAGGTACTGCATCTGCTTGTGCAAACCAAGTTAGTTGCATTCATCACAAAATTGGAGACCTGagttgaaaatcagacccctaaTGTGGAAGGATAAgacatttttaaataataatttttcaTGTCCAGTGTTCTTTTGATAGTGACAAAGATTTGGGGCCCAATCAGTGGCTGTGCCATTTTCTCCAGCCAGAATTCTGTCTGGAAAGGTGTGAATAAGCTGGGCCTCAATGGAACTGAACTAAACTGACCTTCCAAACCTTTGGAGGTTCTTCCATGGGCAGTAGTCCGACTCTAGAGCCTTTTAATGTAATTGTCCCTTTTTTCTCTCCTTCACTGCAGGTTACGGTAACTTGGCCCCCAGTACGGTGGCTGGGCAGGTGTTCTGTGTGTTTTATGCCTTGTTTGGGGTGCCACTTAACCTGGCCTTTCTCAATCAGCTGGGGAAAGGACTCAACGCACACCTGCTCACTCTGGAGAGATGGGTGCACAAGCCAGGCCGTGCTCGGGTACAGTGTCCATTTTTAAAGCTAATTGGTTTTCTGAAACAGGTGGCACCTCAGGCTTCGCTGCTGCCTATTTGTGTGTATGTCCTGGGACATCATAATCATGTGTCCTTTCTATATCAGGAAGTTAACACGTCACATTTATAGATGATGACTTTGAAGTAATTTGCTCTTGTCTGAAGGAAACGATCTTTCCCTGTCTTAAGCCCTGATTCCCCATAACACGTTAGCATGGTCTTAACTTTGAGCGTGtgcccaagtcccattgactttgatggactACAAGTATGTACATAAGTGCTGCACTGAATCAGCCTACTGTGCCCAGCCTGTAGTAGTTttaaactacagtagaacctgagagttacaaacacctctgacaaagtgagtattcacccatgaaagctcatgctccaataggtctgttagtttataagttgccacaggactctttgctgcttttacagatctagactaacacggctacccctctgatatctgaaaCATTTGtaactttaaacaaaatgttgtggttttcttttaaaagtttacaactggACATTCACTCAATACATCTTTaaaattttactatgcagaagaaaaatgctgctttctctttatttatttagtagtttacatttaacatagttaaatgctgctgctgctgctgctacctgatTGCTTACtcctggttccaaatgaggtgtgtggttgaccggtcagttcataattctggtgttcgtaactctaaggttctactgCATGCCAAGACAATTTCATTTTTCATTGGTCCATTCTAATCTGACATCCCTTCACCAATTGGACCAGCAACTCTGCACTTAAttcttttccctctctttttactctctttttaaattaagatagATATTCGCTCTCTGTGGGTAAGACCTGTCAGTAGGTCACCCAGTCTGAGTCAATCCAGATTTTGGAAAACAAGGTAAATGGAGAAAATCTGTTCTCCACATTTCTGTACAAAGGCTCTGTGGCTGGCCcctgaaatcagagaaaagagagatTAGAGAAGACTCTCAGATACCCGATCTATGAATGGCCCTTTGGTAAATCTATGGCCCATTCTGGCACATTCTGTTTTCTCAAAGTGGAGTCtctatgtctgtctgtctctctggatCACTCATCTCTAGGACCTGCTTTAACTGCTCATTCACTTTAGAAAGTCACAGTCCAGGAAAATAGGTTAGCTCTAAATTAGCGTTAGGAAATTCATTGATTATTTTTCTAGCCATTCCTGGCTAGTCACCTTCCCCTACCCTATCGGTTTGTGTGATAATGTTCTTACCCCAGACCCccgaatgaatgaatgaataatagtaatacttagcactttttcTGTTCAGAACAGTCTGCAGACATTATCTtactaatcctcacaacacccctgggagaTAGGTAATGAACTATTTTAcattgggggaaactgaggcagagacagtAAGACCCACACTTTCAGACTTGCAAATTCAGTAGTCATGactgtgagttcattcaaggtAAATGCATGCACAGAATTAGTCATGTATTTGTTGGCCATTGACGTCAATGATTACCAACTCTCACCATTTTATCACGAGCCATAcatatttggtgtttttgttAAAGGTCcatctcctggagtcatgtgaaaatctcagctttcatttaaataaaattagtttCTAGTCCTCTTGGTTGCGAACAGATGTTTGAAAATGTGATCTGAGCTCACCCAAGGTTCAgaaactagaaggcaaataaaaagaacccctaatgtattattttttttaactttcgtGATTTTTTgagacctgactcatgatttttgaatggttgGCACTAGCAATACTGCTGATGAATCCATTACTAGAAGTGCTTCAGTATCTGTAGGGAGACAATATAACCAGGTCAGACTGCAGTTCATGGGAGAGGATGAGCATTTCTCCCTTCCATCTTGTCCTCTGATACCTACAATAATTGGGTTCCGTGGTGTACTGTACTTTCTACAAACCAGCAGCAATAAAAAACATCCACTAGCCACCCGTGACAGATACTCAATACCACTGAGCTGccattttccttctctcctaCAGGTAGTGCAGACGCTGGCATTGGCCTTCTTTCTGACTGCCGGGACCTTGCTTTTTCTAGTATTCCCACCTATGATCTTCAGTTATGTAGAAGGCTGGAGCTATGGAGAAGGCTTCTACTTCACCTTCATCACCCTCAGCACCATTGGATTTGGGGATTATGTAGTAGGTAATGAAGGGATGGGGTTGGATGAACTTTATAGGCCTGTGTTCTTAGGCCACTGTAAATTGGGAATAACTCTGCAGAAGTTAatgagttacaccagtgcaagtttGGCATAAgtagatgagaatctggccctatgtctCTACTAAGACTGCCAACAAGGTCGTTAAGTGTTGCCAATTGTGGTGATGGGTATAGATTCTTGTCCACTGAGAACTAGACTAAGACCCACCAAATTCGTTTCATACTGAATACTGATTAGATAGTAACTGTTCCCAACCCGGTTTAGAGTGATCCACAGAAACAGAGGTGAAAGACTCTATATCCCATTACTAATCCTCCAAACCGTCCAGTCCCAAGTAGTGTCACCCACGTATGGATTAGACAAGAAACTCTATCAAACATTTTTAGGAATCGAGCCATG includes:
- the KCNK16 gene encoding potassium channel subfamily K member 16, with protein sequence MSHLVVRGRRINWTLVLVLGYLFYLLLGAMVFQLLEKQAEAQSRDQFQLEKLKFLQNYTCLDKQALEQFVQVILEAWEKGVNPEGNSTNPSNWDFSNSFFFAGTVVTTIGYGNLAPSTVAGQVFCVFYALFGVPLNLAFLNQLGKGLNAHLLTLERWVHKPGRARVVQTLALAFFLTAGTLLFLVFPPMIFSYVEGWSYGEGFYFTFITLSTIGFGDYVVGTDPNKHYISMYRSLAAIWIVFGLAWLALVFNLGADLMEKFLQLKWHKPGTAEEAITKMEDDPDQPRIHIPS